AAGAACATTACCATTAACGGCAGCTCTGTAACCAACACCGTTAATTTCAAGTTGCTTTTTAAAACCTTCAGTTAAACCTGTGATAACATTTTGACCAAGGGCCCTGTATGTTCCCCAAAAAGCGCTGCTCTGACGATCAGCACCTTTTGAAATAAATACAAGCTCTCCATCTTGAACGTTTACGTCAACATTTCCCTTGGTGTCCAATACTTTTTGAACACTGCCTTTTTTAAACTCTACTAGATCACCATTCACTGACACTTCAACGCCAGCAGGAATCTTAACAGGCTTTTTACCAATACGAGACATTTTATTTCCTTTTACTTGTCTACGATAAGCTTAAAATCTTAGAATGGATATCGAATACCATAAAAGAACAGCTAATTACCAAATACTACAGATAACTTCGCCACCAAGACCTGCTTTGTGAGCGTCATCATTACTGAGAACACCTTTTGATGTACTAACAACGATCGTACCATAACCATTTTTGAAGCGTTTAATTTCATCGCGACCTTTATAGACTCTACGTCCAGGTTTTGAGATTTTTTTCACTTCATTGATGACTTGGGTGCCTCTTGCATCATACTTCAAAACAACATTGATAAATTTCTTAGGACCTTCTTCAACAACGTTAAAACTTTCGATATAACCTTTGTTTTGGAAAATAACTAAAATCGCTTCAACCAGTTTTGAATGCATTAATTTAGTCACATCAAGTTTACGCATTGATGCATTTCTGATTCTTGTTAAAGAATCTGCTACTAGATCATTAATCATAGTCTATTTCCTTACCAGCTTGCTTTTTTGAGGCCTGGAATAAGACCCTCATTTGCCATTTTACGAAGACAAATTCTGCAGATACCAAAATCTTTGTAAACAGAATGTGGACGTCCGCAAATTTGACATCGTGTGTATGCTCTTACTTGAAACTTAGGCGTTCTTGCAGCCTTTGCAATCATCGATTTTTTAGCCATATTATTTACCTTTTGCGAACGGCAAACCAATGAGTTCAAGAAGTTTAAATGCTTCTTTATCATTGCTAGCAGTTGTTACGATCGTAATATTCATTCCGTGTGTTTTCATGATGTTATCATACTCAACCTCAGGGAACATTAATTGTTCATTAAGACCAAAGTTATAGTTTGCACGTCCGTCAAAACCTACTCTTGGAAGACCTCTAAAATCTTTTACTCTAGGAAGTGCTACTGAGATAAGTTTGTCTAAAAATGCGTACATATTCTCTTTACGAAGTGTTACTTTAACACCGACTGGGTAACCAGCACGTACTTTAAAACCAGCAACTGATTTCTTAGCATTCGCAACAACCGCTTTTTGACCAGCGATTAAAGAGATGGTATCGACGATATTTTGCAATAACTTAGTATCTTTACCTTCTTCACCAGCACCAACGCTGATAACGACTTTTTCAATTTTAGGTGACAACATAGGATTAGCAATATTAAACTCTTTAACCAATGCTGGTTTAACTTCAGCATTAAATTTCTCTTGCAATCTGTTCATTATTTACCCTCTACTTTAGCCACGTTAGAGACATGAATTGGTTTTTCAAGATTTGCAAAACCACCCTTAGGGTTGCTCTCACTTGGCTTAATGGCTTTTTTTACTACCTTGCAACCCTCAACAACGACTTGTGAAGTTTTTGGCAAAACTTGAACAACTTTTGCCTCTTTACCTTTATCGTCGCCTGCGATTACTTTAACAGTATCGCCTTTTTTAATTTTCATCTTAGTCGCCATTATAGTACCTCCGGTGCCAAAGATACGATTTTCATAAAGTTAGC
Above is a genomic segment from Sulfurospirillum halorespirans DSM 13726 containing:
- the rplF gene encoding 50S ribosomal protein L6 is translated as MSRIGKKPVKIPAGVEVSVNGDLVEFKKGSVQKVLDTKGNVDVNVQDGELVFISKGADRQSSAFWGTYRALGQNVITGLTEGFKKQLEINGVGYRAAVNGNVLELQLGFSHPINYEFPKDIHIVVEKNVVTIQGDDKQVVGQIAAEIRSFRAPEPYKGKGVKYSDETIIRKAGKTSKK
- the rpsH gene encoding 30S ribosomal protein S8, with protein sequence MINDLVADSLTRIRNASMRKLDVTKLMHSKLVEAILVIFQNKGYIESFNVVEEGPKKFINVVLKYDARGTQVINEVKKISKPGRRVYKGRDEIKRFKNGYGTIVVSTSKGVLSNDDAHKAGLGGEVICSIW
- a CDS encoding type Z 30S ribosomal protein S14, which gives rise to MAKKSMIAKAARTPKFQVRAYTRCQICGRPHSVYKDFGICRICLRKMANEGLIPGLKKASW
- the rplE gene encoding 50S ribosomal protein L5, whose amino-acid sequence is MNRLQEKFNAEVKPALVKEFNIANPMLSPKIEKVVISVGAGEEGKDTKLLQNIVDTISLIAGQKAVVANAKKSVAGFKVRAGYPVGVKVTLRKENMYAFLDKLISVALPRVKDFRGLPRVGFDGRANYNFGLNEQLMFPEVEYDNIMKTHGMNITIVTTASNDKEAFKLLELIGLPFAKGK
- the rplX gene encoding 50S ribosomal protein L24, with translation MATKMKIKKGDTVKVIAGDDKGKEAKVVQVLPKTSQVVVEGCKVVKKAIKPSESNPKGGFANLEKPIHVSNVAKVEGK